A genomic window from Thiomonas arsenitoxydans includes:
- a CDS encoding squalene/phytoene synthase family protein encodes MHPPQIPDSCAKPPPGSSTYYALQRCPPARRAALTLLLDVHVRVRSIVTTVSDPGVAQAKLAWWHAQMLALDQDQAEHPCLRALGRCFRDQGLRPQALLGLIESVDIDLRQNRWMDRAALVHYCRAGSGQTLRNAAALLGLTARPALDAAEELGVALKLTSHIRHLGRDVAQDRVYLPLDALQRHGVKAVDLQQRVVSPPIRALLQEQTTLARTALSTARGALTPYPAAQTAPLLALGAISEALLSEIERADFAVLHQRISLTPLRKLWISRTCTLRRRS; translated from the coding sequence ATGCACCCGCCTCAAATCCCTGATTCCTGCGCCAAACCGCCCCCCGGCTCGTCGACTTATTACGCGCTGCAACGCTGCCCGCCCGCGCGCCGTGCGGCGCTGACGCTGTTGCTGGACGTGCATGTGCGGGTGCGCAGCATCGTCACCACGGTCAGCGACCCGGGTGTCGCACAAGCCAAGCTGGCCTGGTGGCATGCGCAGATGCTGGCGCTCGATCAAGACCAGGCAGAGCACCCTTGCCTGCGTGCTCTCGGGAGATGTTTTCGGGATCAGGGTCTGCGGCCACAGGCGCTGCTCGGCCTGATCGAAAGCGTAGACATCGATCTACGACAGAACCGGTGGATGGATCGTGCCGCGCTCGTGCACTATTGCCGGGCGGGCAGTGGGCAGACGCTGCGCAATGCGGCAGCGCTGCTGGGGCTGACCGCGCGCCCCGCCCTGGACGCTGCGGAGGAACTGGGCGTGGCGCTGAAATTGACCAGCCACATCCGGCATCTGGGGCGTGATGTCGCGCAGGACCGGGTGTATCTGCCGCTCGATGCCCTGCAGCGGCATGGGGTCAAGGCGGTGGACTTGCAGCAGCGCGTGGTCAGCCCGCCCATTCGTGCCTTGCTGCAGGAACAAACCACACTGGCCCGCACGGCTTTGAGCACAGCTCGCGGCGCGCTCACACCCTACCCTGCCGCGCAGACCGCACCTCTACTGGCTCTTGGCGCCATATCGGAGGCGCTGCTGAGCGAAATCGAGCGGGCCGACTTTGCGGTACTGCACCAACGCATCAGCCTGACGCCATTGCGCAAGCTCTGGATCAGCCGCACCTGTACCTTACGGCGCAGGAGTTAG
- the tig gene encoding trigger factor, translating into MTVETLDKLQRRVTVTVPKAAVQNEINSRLKNLSRTLRLPGFRPGKVPMSMVTQRYAPSVEMEVLQDKIGNAFYDIATSARLRVAGAPEFSPKTEGVEADVVAFDAVFEVYPDVQIPDLSTQAIERVTAEVDEAAIDKTIEVLRKQRTQFVTRGEAAPNGQTSEGLEVQDGDRVTVDFEGRIDGTAFEGGKAEGFTFVQGEGRMLPEFEAATKGLQAGQSKIFELHFPEDYQGRAVAGKTAQFTLKVTQVEWPLLPEVDADFARALGVEDGDVQHLRDDIRSNLSREVKSRLTQRNKLAVMDLLQKAVAVDLPSALVQNEVNELMASARQDLAERGMKDADKAPLPPELFKEQAERRVRLGLIVSELVKQHDLQAKPEQVRAYVEELAASYEQPQDLVRWYYADQERMAQAEAIVMENNVTDFVFAQAQTTDKSLGFDELMGQN; encoded by the coding sequence ATGACTGTCGAAACCCTGGACAAACTGCAGCGCCGTGTGACCGTGACCGTGCCCAAGGCCGCTGTGCAGAACGAAATCAATTCCCGCCTGAAGAATCTGAGCCGCACGCTGCGCCTGCCCGGCTTCCGCCCGGGCAAAGTGCCGATGTCCATGGTGACGCAGCGCTACGCGCCGTCCGTCGAGATGGAAGTGCTGCAAGACAAGATCGGCAACGCGTTTTACGACATCGCCACCAGCGCCCGTCTGCGCGTGGCGGGTGCGCCGGAATTCAGCCCCAAGACCGAAGGGGTCGAAGCGGACGTGGTGGCGTTCGACGCTGTGTTCGAGGTCTATCCCGACGTGCAGATCCCGGATCTCTCCACCCAGGCTATCGAACGCGTGACCGCCGAGGTGGACGAGGCCGCCATCGACAAGACCATCGAAGTGTTGCGCAAGCAGCGCACCCAGTTTGTGACGCGTGGCGAAGCCGCGCCGAACGGTCAAACGTCCGAAGGGCTGGAAGTGCAAGACGGAGATCGCGTCACCGTCGATTTTGAAGGTCGCATCGACGGCACCGCTTTCGAAGGCGGCAAGGCCGAAGGTTTCACTTTCGTTCAGGGCGAAGGCCGCATGCTGCCCGAGTTCGAAGCCGCCACCAAAGGGCTGCAAGCCGGGCAAAGCAAGATTTTCGAACTGCACTTCCCTGAGGACTATCAGGGGCGCGCCGTTGCCGGTAAGACGGCGCAATTCACCCTGAAAGTCACCCAGGTCGAATGGCCGCTGCTGCCGGAAGTCGATGCCGATTTCGCCCGGGCCTTGGGCGTTGAAGATGGCGACGTGCAGCATCTGCGCGACGATATCCGCAGTAACCTGAGCCGCGAGGTCAAATCGCGTCTCACGCAGCGCAACAAGCTGGCCGTCATGGATCTGCTGCAAAAAGCCGTCGCGGTCGATCTGCCCAGTGCGCTGGTGCAAAACGAAGTGAATGAGCTGATGGCCAGCGCCCGTCAAGATCTGGCCGAGCGCGGTATGAAAGATGCCGACAAAGCTCCGCTGCCGCCCGAATTGTTCAAGGAGCAGGCTGAACGCCGCGTGCGTCTGGGCCTGATCGTTTCCGAGCTGGTCAAGCAACACGATCTGCAAGCCAAGCCCGAACAGGTGCGCGCCTACGTTGAAGAACTCGCCGCCAGTTACGAACAGCCGCAGGATCTGGTGCGCTGGTACTACGCCGATCAGGAGCGCATGGCGCAGGCCGAAGCCATCGTCATGGAAAACAACGTGACCGACTTCGTGTTCGCACAGGCGCAGACGACGGACAAATCGCTCGGTTTCGATGAGCTGATGGGCCAGAACTGA